In the Manis javanica isolate MJ-LG chromosome 12, MJ_LKY, whole genome shotgun sequence genome, GGAGTTGGGAGCAGATgactctcctctctcctgcccctgACCTCTGCCTTGCTTCTGTTGTACCCTGTTGCAGTCTGGCAttgtgcagctgctgtgggaggCAGGCACTGCTGTGGTTTACACTTGCAGCCTGGATGGCATCGTGCGCCTCTGGGACGCTCGGACCGGCCGCCTTCTTACTGACTACCGGGGCCACACGGCTGAGATCCTGGACTTTGCCCTCAGCAAGTAAGCGAAATGGTCAGGGCTGGGGTCTCTGTGTATATTTGGAATGGGGAGTAGCATCTGGGGGGGTCCCCGGAGTGTGAGATGGGATTCCGAAGGGAAGCTGGGACTGAAGGCCTGGTTGCAGCCTGTGAGGCCTTGCGGGAGTCATGGCTTCTTGTTGACTGGCCTCTGGAGCCTCACGTCTCAGTCCCAGGGCTAGGATTGCTCCCCTTGTGCTGCAGCTCTTCTCTTCTGAGTCCCTTCTGGTTTCAAATGTGCTTGCTGGACGTGGGCTTGTCAGCCCAGCACCAGGCTCTCAGGATCTAGATGGAGGATGCTCTGGAGGAGGCCACTGAGGCCCCCTGGGTGGTGGGCTTGGGCTGGGTCCCAGAACCCTCAGTCCCTTGCACCCATGCTTTCTGTCTACAGAGATGCCTCGCTGGTGGTGACCACATCAGGAGACCACAAAGCAAAAGTATTTTGTGTCCAGAGACCTGACCGCTAGTGGCTTCAGCCCCTGCTTTGTGTCTGGTGTTGAGGGAGTGAAGGGAGGCACCCCTGACCAGCAGAGGTGTAGGGTACGAGGAAGAGGAGCGGAGGGGCCCTGGACTACTTTGCAACCCTTCAAACTGACTTGCCCCCTCTCTGCCCCTTTCTTCTCTTAAGAGACCCACCCTGTGGGCCCCTCCCTCGCTGGACCTGGCTTGTCCTCAGAGGGAGGAGGGTTCAGGCCTTTCTCTGTCACTGTGACTTGCTGGTGTGAGCCACGGGAGTGTGTATTTCTATGTGGGGAGGAGGCCATTGGGGTTCCCGTTCTTTCCCTTCCCAAGTCTCTGGGggtggaaaggaggaagagagattagttacagattttaaaaatgtaaataaaatatacttcccAGAGACAGTGTCCGTGTGGATTTTGTGCTGGCTGGACATGAGGAGGAATCAATGAGGGACATGTTAGGGTGAGGCTCCCCCTGAGATCTGCTGAATTTTGAGAGACCTTAGCTCAGACTCTCTCAGGCAGTGATTTGTCCTTGCCTACAGTCACTTGTCTGTGTGGAGTTGGAATCTCCCCAGATGCACTTGCGGCGTTAGGTTCTTTCCGCAGCCAGTCCACCTGCCTCTCCCTCTCTGAGATATGAATGAGGTAGCCATCAGCTGGGCCAGAAGGGCTTTATTTGGTCAGGGTGGGGTCTGTGGGGACAAGTGGAGATGGACTTGGTGGCCAAAATGGAGGGCTGCTTCTAGTAGGAGTGAACAGAGGCCCTTTGTCTAGTTCAAGTCGAGGTCCACGCTGCTTTGGCTGCTGGTGTGGTAGGTGGTGCCGGTGTCAGGATTGCCCTGGGAGGCTCTTCGCCGAAGCACCCGTAGCCACCTTCCTGCGGCTGCCCTCCAGGGGGCTGTGTAGCGCTGATCCCCGAGTCCCATGGCCACAGGCACGGCTGCCGCACTGGCGCTGCCCAGTGAGATGAGGGACAACAGAGTTCCAGGCCCCAGGGGTGGGCGCTGCTCATAGGCCAGGACTGAGAGGAGCAGGGTAGCCACGTAGGGCCCCCAGCACAGCCCAAAGACCAAGGTGGCCCCGGCGTGTGCCCTCGCCTGCCTCCAGGTAAGGGCCCGGGCCAGGGCTGAGGGTGCACCACGGCACACAGCCCGCTCCAGCCGGCGGATGTCCTGCAGCTGGCGGTGGGCGGTGGCCAACACACGGGCAGAGAGAAGGGCGGCAGCCCCCACGGCGGGCAGCAGGAGCCCGTAGACTTCAAGGTAGAGGTAGGGAGCTGGGAAGACAGCCTGGGAGCTGCAGTTGGTACCAGGGACCCAGTGGTTCCACCCCAGAGCCGGCAGGCTGGCAAAGAGCAGGGGGCCAGCCCAGGTGAGGAGCAGAGCCAGCCGAGTGCTCCCACGGGGCTGGAGAGGCCGCAGCACTGCCATGTAGCGCTCCCCGTGCACCAGCAGGAGGTTGGCaagcagggagaggaaggagaagttGGGAGccaagaagaggaagaggcaggACCAGTAGCCCCTGTGGCTCTGGCTCCATAGGCCTGGCAGGGTGGGCAGTGCCAGCCCTGTGAGCAGCCCGGCCAGCAGCAGGCTCAGGAAGAAGCAGCCAGCAGGCGGACTGCGCAGGTGGCGGTCCCTGGCAATGCCCAGGGCCAGGAGCAGGTTGGCAGTGACGATGAGGCTTGCCAGAGCTAGGGAGAGCCCCAAGGCCCCCACGGGAATGGGGCTGGGCACTTCCCTGGTGCTGTTGGGTGTCATCTTGGGCCTGGGGATGGGGGAtgcctggagcagcagctggcaTGCCTGGGTGAAAGATGGGGTGGCCAGATTTAGGGTGGGGCTGCAGGTCACTGCCCCCTTGCTGGGGGCTACACACAAATTCAGAGGCTGGAGACCAATGGACTGTGGACCATATTGTGTTTGCTGATATACATTTTGTCAGTTAATTGCCGATTAAAATTCACATACAAATTCATCTTTTTGGCTTCTCTTGGGAGATCAGGTGTGGCAATGTGTATGTCCTGTGTCGTAGCAACCAGCTGGAGCTGAGCGGTGGCCGTTCTTAGGTCCCCACAGTCCCCACCCAGCCACTTTGCCCATTTCTGGTCTCTGCCTTGTTCCCTCTGGGCAGCTGTGTTTAGCCTCTGTTTGACTGAAAGGTGGATCTACCCAGCCTCAAAgcattttgttcatctttgccGCCACCTGGCAAGGCCTCTAAATTAGCCAAAAGGGAGGATAGGGTCTGGCTGGTATGGAATGTGGTCTTCTGACCAGCGCACAGTTATGAGCCTCCTTCAGGCGGGGCTGGGGCCTGGTGCTAGGGGAGGGGGTTGCTATCGTCAGATGTGCACAGCCTGGTTGGCACCAGAGCATTATGATATGGTAGGTTCGCTAAGAATTGGAGGATGGGGACAGGTGTGGCAGAGGCAGGGCTTGCTGAATATTTGCTTTGGTGACCAGGCTAGGCAATGGGTGGCAGCAAGCCGGGTGCCCTGtcccctgcaccccacccctgAGTCCACGTTACAGTGGGTTACAGCTCAGTGAACAGCCTCTGGGTAGGACTTCCAGCCTATAACCTTGACTCGTCTGCGCCACACTAGCAACCGGGCCCTTCCTGGGAACTGAAGGGAGAGGAGGTGCTTCGGGAGTAAGAGGGTTGGCAGTGAATGTGGAGATGCCCCCGCCACTCCCACCCTTAGGGGGTTGAAGCTGAGCTGAGGAGCCGCAGGAGGAGCCGCTGGGCAGTGCCTGGCCCCCCTGTGGTCTGGCCTAGCCCCATCCTTCCCTTCACTAGGCTCCCTGCCTCAGCCCTCTGGGGCTCTGCCCCACCACCACATCAGGGGATGGGGGAGCGGTCTTGGGCCTTCAGGAACTCCTGCTCTGTCAACAGGAGGGCAGCCGCTGTTGCCAGGATTAATGTCAATAAGGAAAGGATTCCTACCTGCCCCCTCCCCTAAGTCAGAGAATCAGAGGGCTCTGGCCACTCCAGGCCCAGAAGATGGTCCCCTTTTTATTTCCAGCTCCCCCAAAGCCCTCCAAGCAGGGCCCCAAGTGGCTGTGCCCCTTTCTGCTCCCCCCAGCCTGTTTCCTCTTCCTCAGTCTCCCCCAGTGCCCTCCACCCAGGTCATTATCCCCTCTCCAGCAGCCCTCCAGTTTCTGTTCCCCTTTGTACTATCAACTTTATTAAACCCCGTGAGACCTCAGGGTCTGTTAGTTCCAACCTGGACTCGAGTCCTGCACTGGAGCTCCCAGCCTGGGCCTGGAGTTAGTTCCCTATCCCACCTCCACCAGAGCAGCAAGAAAGGCAGCCTCAGCCCCAGGGCAATTTCCCAGCAGTGTCCTGGTGGCCCTGGTGGCTTGGGCTGGGTGCAGTGGCCTCTTCAGGATTTGGGGCTCAGGTCTCCGGGCATGGTAGGCGGCTGAGTGCTGagttggggaaggggaagagggaatAGCTACTCACATGGCTGTTGGGGACAAGTGTTGCTGGCCAGCCTGGGCTTTCACGAGGGTCAGGGAGTTGCTGCAGCCAGCCCTGCGGGGCTTCTGGCAATGTCTGGTGTCCTGGCTGGTGAAGGCATGGTGTTTTCACCCTGTGGGACAGCAGGGCCCTCGGATCTCAGCTGCCCAGGCTCTGCCCCCAGCTGGGTTCCCAGAGCTGAAGCTGGTGGGGCTCAGCCTG is a window encoding:
- the GPBAR1 gene encoding G-protein coupled bile acid receptor 1 codes for the protein MTPNSTREVPSPIPVGALGLSLALASLIVTANLLLALGIARDRHLRSPPAGCFFLSLLLAGLLTGLALPTLPGLWSQSHRGYWSCLFLFLAPNFSFLSLLANLLLVHGERYMAVLRPLQPRGSTRLALLLTWAGPLLFASLPALGWNHWVPGTNCSSQAVFPAPYLYLEVYGLLLPAVGAAALLSARVLATAHRQLQDIRRLERAVCRGAPSALARALTWRQARAHAGATLVFGLCWGPYVATLLLSVLAYEQRPPLGPGTLLSLISLGSASAAAVPVAMGLGDQRYTAPWRAAAGRWLRVLRRRASQGNPDTGTTYHTSSQSSVDLDLN